The Malus domestica chromosome 10, GDT2T_hap1 nucleotide sequence CAATTGGGGATGGAATTAGCCAAACAAGAAATATACGTGGAAACTCATGCATTCAATCCACCATGTGTTTCGCTACCAAGATCACCAGCGAGCTGTTTTGAGGAAACAAATCATTTTCCTCCTATACCAATTTTATCAGGCCTCGATAATCTTGGTGTAGGTTTTGGACGATGGGTGCCTAACATTTATTCAAACAAGAGTGACTCTTTGTGCTGCTCTTGTGCCGACCATTCTAAAGAAATGGAAGGAAGCAATGCCTGTCAGGAGAATGTGCATTTTCCAACACCTCTAATATTTGGCAAAGTAGGCGTGAGGATGTTTGAGACATCAGaggaaaaccaaaattttatgGTAGCTCACCTGTTAGCACAGTGGTGGATGGATGATTTGGAACTTCAAACTTTCTCCCCTGAGATCATCAGCAGGAAGTTGACACCCGTCGCCTAAGATCATTAGATCTCCAAAGTCTGAGTGACTCTAAACAAAACTTTCTGCAAATTTGAGATGCTATTTTGTATATTTTAGCTAGGAGTTTGCTATTACGGCGAAGAAGTTTATATAGATGCACTGATGTAGAAAAAAATCAATGCCTTTCCGATTAAATTACAAATCCGGAAGGCAATCTTTCCTCTTGGCAgctgaaagaaaacattttttCACTTGATTTTACTGTATTTGAGTATTAAGGATGCCAATCCGTTCGTCAGGCGTACGAAACTATCAACGGTTCTCTTAAGGCATCTCCAGATACATTGTTGTAGTAGGAGTACAGAGCCAATTGGACAAGCCCTAAAATTGTTCCAATACCATTTGGGATCTGCATCCAAAGTATAATTTGAAGAGGATCAACACAAGTTCCGAAATTCGTATTTAAAATGTAAACATCTTGATGCAGAAAACATAACACTTACATAGAGGAAAAGGGTCTTTCTTGAACACTCCATatgcagagaaagagagactcATCAGAAAAGTCGCGAGAGAAAGATTGAATGGCATGAACTCAACACTCCTTGTTTTGATCACCAGTTTCTGAAAAAAGGTACACGCGAAACCATATGAGCGAGGATAAATTGCACTGTCCAAAACCTACGAGCGAGAAATTGCAAGTGCAAACCTACTATGATAAACAGCGGCGAAGCAAACATTGAGATGAGCGAAGCAACACTCAAGTATCTGACAAACGTTTGCCTCTCATCGTAGTCTAAAAGTCCCAAGCTCACAAAGACAACGAACGCGAACACAACAAAAATTGCCGCTATCAATCCCATCATCCTCAGCTGCAAAATAATTAACATTTTCAAGAACAGTCATGCAAAGTTGTAAAAGCGATTTGATATCGATAAGAGCAGGTAGAATTGGGAGAAAATATCACCTTAATCGCTCTTTCAGTGTATCTAATGAACATGCTCAAGTAGACTAACTGGAAAACCGCCACGACTGAATTGACTGTAGCCACCAGTATAATACCAGTCTTGACTACAGGCAAGCCATACCAGGAGCATATCAAGCAGTTCAAAAGTGCATATATGTAAGGCAATCCAGAAAATTGTTCTGTTGACTTGGTTATGACAATTCTCTTAAATGTTGGTCTGGAAAACAAACTATCGTGATACGATCATAATCAAGACCAATATTTCATGAATTTTCACTTTTTCTTCATAAATTTTTTAAGCAACTTACATTGGTGACAGAAACAACACAAAGGCAAAGACATTCCCTGCAGTTGACAAGGATAGGTGTTAGAATGGAAAATAAATTTGGCAATCTGAGACATTCTTGTCCTTTGTCTAGATGCATAGCCATGCATTGCCAGCTGATTTTTatgcatctttttttttaaaatccgaTATTctaaattaactctaatttataggaaaagaagatttgaacTCGGATGTAAGTAGCAGGCATATCGCCCTAGTTAACTAGCCTAACCCCATATATGCATCTTAAGCATATGCATTTTCTTCACAAATCAACATTTCAAAAACATTCAATCACCACAACAGTATCTTATAAAGTCATTCAACAGAATTCATAGTTTTGCTTCctcaaaaaacataaaattatgaATTTACCCCTGCACCGAAGTCCCGATTTCAATTTCCCTTTCCTCCTGTAtcgcttgtataaaaaaaatggaagaagtATAATATGGTGTTTAGATGAAGAATGGTACCTGCAATGCCGGTAGCAGTACTCTAACCTAAATAAACAGAAGACAATCCAGTCAGCAACATCAATCTATATGAATTATCAAAAACACTGCTCAGAAAATGTATGTCTACTCCACACAACACAGAAgctatttctctctcttctccttctctctctcctctttatCTATCTTGTAACTTTGTATATTAATGGTCCAAAAGGGAAGGCTTTTTCTTAATGTATATACTACTACTTACAGAGGAACCCAGAGAACCTGCACCATCTATTATTTACTACCAACTTTTTGAGACTTTTTGAACGAGCCACGGAAAGCTTTTGTTGAACTAAGAATATCCGATTATGTTTGTTGATGCAAAAAATCCGGAGGATCTTGaaccaacgtaaatccgatcatgaatcacacaaacgctcaagaacacaaagatgtatcgtggttcaccccaaaatttgggctacgtccacactgatgttgattatgtatgtatgtatggattacaatagaTCGGCAAGGGAACTCTCTGTGGATGCAGcccttgccattttgctctctGTTTGGCTGAGAGGGTACTGCCCTCTATTGTTGTGAGGATTGAGTGTGAGATTGTTTCCTCCGAAGGTGAGGCTTTTCTAATGAGGGTGATagagagtccattttataggATAAGGGCTCCCTCCCCTTTTACATTTGTCATGGGCTTAAGGATGAGGCCCAAAGACgaggcctaatatatggtaccaacaggagtcccccaagtcttcagtcaaaagagtattttggctggagactttaaTCCAATCCATGTCCAGGCCGAAGTGGCTAGATGTCTTGAACCAGTACTTAACCTAAggcaatgctcaacataaaACAATATTCAGCTAGATGTATCACACGTTACGAGATTGCTCGGTTGGAGGCGATGCTcattgcgaggctgctcggctagaggctatgctcgcggcaaggcggttgctcgattagaggcgatgctcgttgcgaggctgctcggctagaggctatgctcgctatgaggcggctcggctcgtggtattcctcattgcaagtatTTACTTTATGTCGACATGCACTCAGTATGAGTTAATTCTCGACATGACTCGGATCCACTTGTTGGGTTAGACAAGAGATCACTATTCGAACTAAATATTTGTCACCATAAGCATGTGGCCCATCAGTCTATAAGTTGGTAGACTTCTTTAATCAGCAACAGTGTTGATCAATGGATCTGattgctcaataattcctgacaataaatgacagtataagcatgaccgtataatgaataaatcaaattgacaaagtttgtcaaggcaaaaTATTGTACCATGTGCCTTctgtaaataaataatttattcgatcgtgtggtaaatcacatgttgtataagTGACATAGTTTAATGACAATCACAATACTCTAGGTCAATAAATATTGTATAATAAAGTTTTATCCTACCACTTTAAATAATGAAGTCATGAATGATTAAAGatgcaataataaaatattaattaataaaataattgtaagGAAGATTGCAGACTAGCGTTTGTAAAGCATATGCCCATTGTAAAGCAAATCAAACTAGGAACGTACTATATAGGTGTGATAGAAATGATGTGGCCTCATTATGCATATTGTAAAgcatcaaccaacacaaaataataataaactattaaataaacaaatgataATTTTAAACAAATCAACCCAAAGTTAAAGTGTTTATGTTTTTCCACGTTGGTGGTCAACAGTTGCAGATTGTTGGTGCGCATTACGCCTACTTGAGAGTTTTactttttcctttctctttatttttctttcttttggcagatggcaaacaataataaaataattaataataaaaaacttatCTTCTTCGTTGCAACCCAATCAGGTTGGGAAGAGGACCACTGCAGATCTAAGCATCATTGTCGTGACGCCATGTTGTACTGATGCACAGTCAATATGTCTGTAGCCATTCTTGACTTCAGCAATGACAGCTTGACCGACCACACTTGGTTCATCATTTCCATGTTTTAAGACCAACATATGGGATCTTAGCTCTCGTATTCATATCAAAATACAAAGTTTCATATTTGTTTTCGCCCATCTTCTTCATCCTTTAGGCATAAACCATTGCCCTGTGGTAGTGCTCCTTCATTCTCAACCCTAGGTTGGGAATCCTCTCAAAGAGCTCAAATGCCACCTTGGCATTCATTGTGGGACCCAGGAGCATCAGGGAGCCTTGGTGTAGATCCATCATTGAGTTCACCAGGCTTGTAGGTCTGCACACAACACCTGCAATAATATCAGCACCGCCGCTAATAAACTTGGAAATGCTGTCAACAATAACATCAGCACCAAGTTTCACCGGAGAGAGAATTATGAGAGAAAACGTGTTGTCCACCACAACCGTGACCCCCTTTTCGTGGCCGATACGGCTGAGCTCCGGTATGTTGGCGACGGTGAGAGTTGGGTTCGACATGCCTTCGAAATAGAGTACCTTGGTCTTCTCGACCTCAATAGTATTCCTCATTATGTTCATGTCGTTGATGTCCACAAACGTCGTCGTTATGTTGCATGCCCTGGGGAATAAGTGGGACATAACGGCGTGGGTCCCTCCGTAAACGGTTTTTGAGGCTACGATGTGTTCCCCGTTGCTGTCAAGCTGGAGCAGGACGAAGGATATGGTTGACATCCTTGAGGACGTGCAGTAGGCGGCCTCTATGCCCTCGAGGACTGCCATATGGGGACTGAGATTGAGCACGGTAGGGTTAAAGTGGCGGCTGTAAATGAAGAAGTCGCGGTCGGCACCCAGCTCGTCGAAGAACATTTTGCGAAGAGTCTTGGGATCCATCACGGTGAACGTGGCGGAGGCCTCAATCGACATGTTGACACCACCGTGTTCACCAAACTCATGGCGAGCATTGGCTAATGCCGCAGCTGGGTCTTCCCAGGCTGCAGCTGCAGCCGATGACAACAACATGGACTTTTTGACGGAGTTGTTTGTgctttgggtttgggtttttgcagattcacagtggctattgtggtgaggtttcacaatagtgagatgaaaaaatgaaagataaccgacatagcttttcgtgtcgtttcccacagacggcgccaaatgttgatgcacaaaatccggatgatcttggaccaacgtaaatccggTCGTGAATCACATAAACactcaagaacacaaagatgtattgTAGTTCACCCCCAATGTTTggactacgtccacactgatgttgattatgtatgtatgtatggattacaatagatcggcaatggagctctctgtggatgcagcccttgccattttgctctctGTTTGGCTGAGAGGGTACTGCCCTCTATTGTTGTGAGGATTGAGTGTGAGACTGTTTCCTCCGAATGTGAGGcttttctaatgatggtgagggagagtccattttataggATAAGGGCTCCCTCCCCTTTTACATTTGTCATTAGCTTAGGGATGAGACCCAaaaacgaggcccaatatatggtaccaacaatgTTAAACTTCTAAGTTCTAATTAAGCCAATATAGCGTTCCAAATGATGGGAAATTGGGAACCGTTAGTACTCCAAGTTAGCCAAATGCAACTATAATGCATACATTTATATACTGAACAAACGACGTGGTATTTTCAAAAAACGTATGACAGTTCAACCACACAAAAGAGCTATAATATTCAATGTCATTCAGGTTTAAGGGTCGAACCTTACAATATGTTTTAGTCCAATAATTTTTCACTCCCTTTTGACAAGAATAAAAAAACTTAAGTGATAGATTCGATAGCCTCCACTCGTGTCTTAACGTCACTGATAGTCAATTAAAAACACTGATTGCGACATCACATTGGTAGCCTTTACTCGTATCCTAGCTTGTCTGAGAGCTAAATTTGCCTTAATTATCTGTCTCTTGCCTTTAGCTTTCCTCAAATTAGTGTCTGCCATTTCAAGAGTTTGTTGAATTTCTTGTGGATCAATGTCTCTATCCTTCTCTGCATCATTTACTAAAAACCCGTAATCTCATTATTGCGTATTCTAGCAAAACCACTCATCGGAGCCATTGTTGACAATTGATCGTTAAAGCGTATTTTCAAATACCCATACCTACAGCTGTGGCAATATATATATCCTTCGGCTATATAAAAATATGAAGACTCATCCCACGCCATCACTCATCAATTGGTTGatatttttatgtgtttgtttgtcACTTGTATATACGTTGTATTGGTTGTAATCACGTGtcgtataatatatatatatatatatatatatatatatatatatatatatatatatatatatatatatatatatatatatagccgaAGGATTCATGGtaccatatttttatacaattttttCATATATGATTTTAGGGATCCATTACGTTATGTATTTTAGTGATCTGAATAGTTTATCGTTTATATTTTCTCTCAAATATCATGTCTACCAAAATCATGCAAATTTGAAATCATATAACCGTTAGATTAAGAGTTTAGGATTTCTTTGTAAAAccgtattcgttcatttccttcAATACAAAAGAATGTTTTAACGATTttgaatttgtctaattttttgcaatGATGGTTTATGAATGATGTTTTAAAAGATAAACTTCGAATCGTATTattaaaataacataaaaattagaaCCCACAAAAAtgtgtataaaaaaataatgtcaCGAATCTGTCCCATATTTTTATTCTCATCTCATCTTTTAAATTAATGAATATTCGGTCGAATATTGGAATATGCAGAAGGGTTTCTTATTGTCAATAATTTTGCTTTTTTCGGTAGGTTAATTAATTTGATTGGGACAACAAACAATAGAATGGATGTCTTGatcaacttttattttttataattttatacatAGCTCCAATCAGATTAAGTGTTCACACTTGAAACTTATgtatatgaaaacaaaaatgaacCTCAGAACCTTCCTCGTCCTCATGTTAATTGGTACCTGAACATATTTTTACAAGAGAAAAAGAGGGTGCTAGTTGTACTTTTGCAACTAATTACAAGTAACAATGGTTCGAAACCTCATGTGAAAGAATTGGGTATGCAAGTTGTGAAAATGGCATGCAAGATTCACACTCTCAACACGCTTTTTACGTGTGACAAATTTTTAAGTCTAATAcgaccataaaaccaattgggaAAGTCATTTatttcttcaaattgaattGGTCAAACCACTATGAAACTTGTGTTCTTCTGTGTTTGCTTTTGCTTGgtgttttggtattttctttgtgGTTGGTTTGATTATTTGCTCATCATAGTTCATTAATAACAAAATCCACAAAGGCATTCGTACAccgttcatatatatatatatatatatatatatatatgtcacatcccggtccaGGTCTACACCACATTATCCGGgctcccaccacatcccgagctcgactccgccgtagcacgatattgttcgctttgggccccgaccacgccctcacggttttgtttatgggaactcacacgagaacttctcagtgggtcatctatcatgggaatgctctcgcgcgaactcgtttaatttcagagttcctacgtaacccaaagtcagtgagctcccaaacaGAGGCGGAGCCACAATGGGGTCAAtggggtcgcacgaccccttggaagccatggaaatAACCTTAGAGGTCCCTTGGAGTTGCTGGTTCGACCCCTTGGAGCTATTGgtgcgacctcttggagctgcACACCACTTGTTCGATGGAATGTTTGAAAGAAGAAATAAGGCAGCCTTGCAGGTTGAAGAAGAAGGAGCCCACgcgggcctttttttttttaaacaacctGGGCAAAACGACATCGTTTTGGGCCAggtctgaaaagaaaaaaaaaaggcagctctcttcttctttcacaGATCCGACTCCCCCATTCCAAAACcctcaattttcttttgttttctcctcCTCCAACCCTAAGTTCCAAACtcagtccccccccccccaaaccctcaactccatctcctcccttgATGCCGCCATTGAGGTGCCGcgctgtggtggtggtggtgccgcgCCAGCTCTCTTTATATTTGCTCATTGACATTGTTATTGTGAAATTTCACAATTCAAGTAAGTTCTAAACCCTATGTATAATGTatgatatatttaatttaattgaaacctaattcatatttattttgattatattggtgatttgattatattgtgagtttttattttcattattttgtatatgtagaatatatttaatttaattgaaattcaattcatatttattttgattatattgatggtttgtttatattgtgagtttttattttcattattttgtatatgtagaatatctttaatttaattgaaatccaattcatatttattttgattatgttgatggtttgtgtatattgtgagtttttattttcattattttgtatatgtagaatatatttaatttaattgaaatccaattcatatttattttgattatgttgatggtttgtttatattgtgagtatttattttaaatattttgtatatgtagaattattatggaacggttttttaagagaaaatcATCATCGGGTTCGGGTAGTTCGAATAATGTTGAGAGTTCAAATGCTGTTGGTAGTTCAAGAACTCCAAGTTCAAGACAAAGTCAGTTAGATGATGTTTTGGGTAATCTTCAAGCGGATCCTAGATTAAGAATTCAAATGATAGATTATGATGCTAATATGAGAGATGAGGTCCGAAGATCATATCTACATAAAGGACCTTGTCAACCTAGAGGTCATAATTTCCCAATAACTAATATGTCGGGAATTAATCGACACTTCATTCCCCAATggtttgatgagtttgattggttggagtatagtataTCTAAAGATGCGGCATTTTGTCTATATTGCTATctctttaaaaccaattttgaaCAAGTGGGTAGTGAAGCTTTCACTAGATATGGATTTAAGACttggaagaaagagagagaaatattTAAGATGCATGTTGGACCGGTTGGGAGTGTTCATAATAAGGCTAGAGAAGCTActacaaatttgatgaatcaaGCTACACATATTGAAACAGCAGTGAGCAAACACTCCGACCAAGCTCGTAAGGCTTATCGCACATGCTTGAATGCATCAATCAAGTGCACTAAGTTTTTATTGCGACAAGGTCTTGCTTTTCGTGGTCATGATGAAAGTGCCACTTCAAGCAATAGGGGAAATTACTTGGAGCTATTGCAATTTTTTGCAGATAATGATGATAAAGTTAGAGAAGTTGTGATGGAAAATGCTCCGGGGAATCTCAAATTACTAGCTCCTTCCATTcaaaaagaaattgtgaattcatGTGCCCTTGAAACACTTGATGCTATCATGGATGGTCTAAAAGATAGATTCTTTTCAATAAGTGGATGAAGCACGTGATGTGTCGGTGAAAGAGCAAATGGCTATGATGTTGCGTTATGTGGATGACAACGGGCATGTAATTGAAAGATTTGTGGGTATCCAACATGTTACCGACACTACTTCAAGTTCACTAAAGGATGCTATTAACACATTCTTTTCTCGCAACGGTTTGAGCATTTCCAAGTTACGAGGACAAGGTTATGATGGTGCTAGCAATATGAGAGGTGAGTTGAATgaccttaaaacaaagatattgaGAAAACAACATTGTGCATATTATGTTCATTGCTTTGCACAccaacttcaactagctctTATTGCCGTGGCAAAGAAGAATATAGACATTGCCTCTTTTTTTGTAACGGCTAATAGTGTGGTTAATCATGTTGGAGCATCTTGTAAGCGGCGTGATTTACTTAGACAACAACTTCAAGAAGAGCTTGTGATAGCTTTTGAAAATGATTGTCTTATAACGGGACGAGgcttaaatcaagaaacaagtcTCAAACGTGCCGGTGACACACGATGAAACTCACACTATGGTACCTTGATTAGCATCATTTCCATGTTTTCATCCGTGGTTCATGTGCTTCAAATGATTATTGATGATAATCCCAATGAAAGTGCGGGTGAagcaaataagttaatgagagACATACGtacttttgagtttgtgtttcaccttttcttgatgaaagtcatattgggactcacaaatgatttgtcacaagcattgcaaaggaaagatcaagaaattgtgaatgcaatggctTTAGTGAAATCATGCAGGGAAAAGCTACATTGGATGAAGAATAATGGGTTCGATGCATTGGTTGATGAAgtatcttctttttgtgaaaaacaacatATTGATGTTCCTAACATGGAAGAGGCATTTATACTTCCAGGGAGGTCAAGGCGTAATGCTCCAATAAAGACAAATCGTCATCATTATCGTGTAGAGCTCTTCATTTATGTCATTGATGAGCAAATTACGGAGTTAGATGATCGCTTTAATGAGGTAAATACTGAGTTGCTTATTTGTTTAGCATGTTTGAGTCCGAAAGATTCATTTGTAGCTTTTGATAAACCAAAGTTACTTCGTCTTGCTCAATTTTATCCTCAAGACTTTTCGGATGAAGATCTATTggcacttgaagatcaacttgagatttatattcattatgtgtgttccagtagtgatttctctcaattggaagggattggtgatcttgcaaaaaaaatggtggagacaaGGATGCATCAAGTATTCAATTATGTATATTTGCTCATTACATTGTCTTTAGTTTTACCAGTTGCAACTGCTTCAATGGAGAGAGTATTTTCTGTCATGAATATTGTTAAGGGTCCACTTAGGAACAAAATggaagatcaatggttgagtgatagcttgcttgtttatattgagagagatatttttgcttgtattgaaaatgaagctataatgcttcgttttcaaaatatgaaacctcgtcgtggacaattatagcttgtaatattgtttccgttatgaattatgaat carries:
- the LOC103429673 gene encoding bidirectional sugar transporter SWEET2a-like, which codes for MVQVLWVPLLEYCYRHCRYHSSSKHHIILLPFFLYKRYRRKGKLKSGLRCRGNVFAFVLFLSPIPTFKRIVITKSTEQFSGLPYIYALLNCLICSWYGLPVVKTGIILVATVNSVVAVFQLVYLSMFIRYTERAIKLRMMGLIAAIFVVFAFVVFVSLGLLDYDERQTFVRYLSVASLISMFASPLFIIKLVIKTRSVEFMPFNLSLATFLMSLSFSAYGVFKKDPFPLYPKWYWNNFRACPIGSVLLLQQCIWRCLKRTVDSFVRLTNGLASLILKYSKIK
- the LOC139188711 gene encoding uncharacterized protein; this translates as MELSVDAALAILLSVWLRGIIMERFFKRKSSSGSGSSNNVESSNAVGSSRTPSSRQSQLDDVLGNLQADPRLRIQMIDYDANMRDEVRRSYLHKGPCQPRGHNFPITNMSGINRHFIPQWFDEFDWLEYSISKDAAFCLYCYLFKTNFEQVGSEAFTRYGFKTWKKEREIFKMHVGPVGSVHNKAREATTNLMNQATHIETAVSKHSDQARKAYRTCLNASIKCTKFLLRQGLAFRGHDESATSSNRGNYLELLQFFADNDDKVREVVMENAPGNLKLLAPSIQKEIVNSCALETLDAIMDGLKDRFFSISG
- the LOC139188712 gene encoding uncharacterized protein, which produces MAMMLRYVDDNGHVIERFVGIQHVTDTTSSSLKDAINTFFSRNGLSISKLRGQGYDGASNMRVILGLTNDLSQALQRKDQEIVNAMALVKSCREKLHWMKNNGFDALVDEVSSFCEKQHIDVPNMEEAFILPGRSRRNAPIKTNRHHYRVELFIYVIDEQITELDDRFNELQLLQWREYFLS